From the Campylobacter volucris genome, the window GTTTTTGTCTTATTGCCTTAAATATTTACAATTTTTATATTAAAACAAACAATCTCGATTCTAAAGAAAAAAAATTTTTGAAAAAAACTTGCAATAGATATAATTATCTTTATATTGAAAAATATTATCCCAAAGATTATTTGGGTTTCATAAAATTACTGAAATTAAATGGCTATAAAAATTTATTTTTGACCAAAATATATACTGATATAAGATTTATTTTAAGACAACCTAAAAAGATTAATTTATTTTTGACAAATAAAATAACAAATAAAATATATTTTTACAATAGCTTTACAAAAAATATAAGTCAACTAATACCCATTAAATCATTAAGAAGAAAAGTAAGAAATCATATAGCATATAAAATGGAACATCCAAAAGTTTCAAGTTATTTGCAAATAAATTATATAAATCCTTTTATAAAAGGAGAAATTCCGCAATTTTCTTTTGAAAAAAAATACCATTTTAAAAATGATAAAATCATTTGGCAATTTTGGTACCAAGGTAAAGATCAAACTTCTTTAGCTATACAAAAATGTTTTAAGTCTATACAAAAACATATGGGGGATGAATACACAATCATTATACTAGATAAAGACACTATAAAAGATTATCTTGATTTTCCGCTAATTATAGAAGAAAAATTAAAAAATAACTTTTTTGGAGAAAAAACTATAACCTTTTTTTCAGATCTTTTAAGGGTTAGTTTGCTTGCAACATATGGTGGAATTTGGTGTGATGCAAATATTTTTTTAAGCGAGAAAATTCCACAAGAATTATGTAAAGAGGATTTTTTTGCTTTTGAAAGATCAAAAATGAAACCGAGTAAAGAAAGATTAGATAAATTAGTAAAAAGCGGGTATTTTTCTTATGGATATTTTAATTGGAATGAAGATTTTAAAGTTAAAATTTTAAATAGCTTTCTTATTTCAAAACCAAATAGTAAAAATACGCAAGCAATGAAAGATATATTAATGTATTATTGGCTAAATGAGCATGATAAAAGTAATTTTTATTATTTTACTTTTCAAATTATTTTCGAACTTTTAAAAAACTATAACTACACCAATAAAACTTATAAAGATATGAGTGATATAGAATGTCATTTATTGCAATTTTATGCAAAGGAAAAATTTGATGAAAATTTATGGAAAAGCATTCAAAATCAAAGCTTTTTACATAAACTAACACATTTTAGAACCATAAAAAAAGATTCTATGATAGATAAAGTTATATTACAAAGCTAACGAAATATTTTAGAAATTTTTTGCCAAAATTTCCAAATATCATAAGGAAGCTTTGTTTGTATAAAAGGCTTGATTAAGACTAATTTTTCTTTTAAATTTAAAGGATCATTTTTAAATTTTTTAATCATCAAAGCTTTTTTGGCATAAAATGGTAAAAATACTTCTTTAATTGCTTGTGCATTTTCATCATTTTGTGTTTTAAAAAATTCTATTAAAGCTAAGGCCGTGATCATCCTACTAGCGGCTTTAAGATACTCTTTTGTTTCTTTTGCATTTTCATCAAAAGCTATATAAATATCTTGAAAATAATACACCACATTTTCTTTTGTAATTTTTTTATCGTGATTTGATATACTATTTGCTCTTAAACGACATAAATATAATTTTTGTGGCAAAACATAAATTTTATCAGCTCTAGCAAACAAAATCATTCCAAAATGTATATCTTCATTGATGATTTTATTAATAAATTTAAGCTTGATAGATTTTAAAAAATTAAAATTTATCATACCTCCCCAGCTAAAAGAAATATCCCTAGATCCTATTTTTAAAGCTTTCATGGCATATTCTTTTGGAGTGATTGCGCATTCTTCTTTAAAATCAAAAATTTCCATTCTTGTTTTTTGGTGTTTATCTTTTATATTATCCTCATAAATGCAATCATGATCAAACCAAAGCACATCTACATTTGACATTTTCTTTACACACTCATCAATGCAATCTAACTTCCAAAAATTATCACTATCTAAAAATATTATATAGTCTATATTTGGAATTTCTAAAGCATTATTTTTAATAGCATTTTGATTTTTATAAATTTTTTTAACTTTTTGCAGATTATGATTTGTAATTTCAAAAATCCCAAAATCATCTTCTTTACCAATAAAAGACAAATCATATTCTTTATAAAAAAACTCAATTCCTGTATTTCTAGCTGAACTTAAACCTCCATTTTCTTTATCAAAAAGAGTTATTCTTTCATCTTTTAAAGTATATTCTTTTGCAATATTAAGTGAATTCTCATCAGTGCTTCCATCATTTACGAGTATAATTTGTAAATTTTTATAAGTTTGATTTATTACACTATCTAAACATTCTTTTAAATATTTTTGAACATTGTATATAGGGATTACTACACCGACTAGTTTCATTTTATCTCCCAATTTATATTTTTATTTTTTATAGTATTTAGATAAATTTGATGATTAATTTCTAGCATATTTTTAGAATTTTCTTCATGGTAAATATGATAAGCCAAGGCATTGAATTTTAATCTTTTAAAAATTCCATTATTAAACAAAAACCTAGCTACAAATTCGCTATCTTCTCTTCCCCATCCTATGAAATTTTCATTAAAACCATTTATAGCTTCAAAATCGCTTTTATAAAAGCTCATATTGCACGTTTTACTACCCTTGATTAAAAAAGATTTTTTAAAAAACTTTTTATTGATAGTAGAAAATTTATAAATCAATCTTGCTAAAAAAATATTTCTTTTGTTTTTTAAGCTTTTTTTGTCAAATGCTAAATGAAAATTCATTTCATTTAAAATTTCTTCGCTTTCTTTTTCATTTAAAATTATTCTTGAGCCTTGCAAAATAGTCTTTTTTGATGAAAAATTTAAATGATCTTTTATAAAATTTGTATCTAAAATCATATCACCATCTATTAAAATGATATATTCACTTTTAGATGCTTTTATAGCTTTATTTCTACTAGCAGCTGCACGAAAACCATCATCTTCTTGCCAAATGTGTTTTAAATTGCAAGGAAAGTATTTTTGGTATTTTTGTATGAGTGCTGCTGTGTCTTCTTTGCTTCCATCATCTGCTATTAAAACTTCATCAGGTAAAGGATCTAAATTTTTTACACTATCTAAAACCAAGGCTAATCTTTCTTTTTGATTATAAGTTGTTATGATTAAAGAGCAAGTTTTAGGCTTTTGTAGTTTTAATTCGTATAATTTTATATATTTAAAAAATGCTCCAAGTCCATTACAAATACTAATAATAAAACCTTTATAGCCATAAAAAATTCCTTTTTTTAAAAAATAATTTCTAAAAAAAGTCCAAAATCCTTTTAAAATAGCCTTAAAAATTCCACTTTCTTTTTGTAAATTCTGCTCAGCCCAAAGACTAGAATATCTTTGAAGTTTATCTAATAATGAAGAAATATCCTCAAATGCATAGTGTAAAATAGCATTATTTAGTCTTATTTTTTTTGTATCATTCTTTATTATCAAGCTTTCATGAACCAAATTTTCATTAAATAAGGTATGATTTTTATTAAAAATTCTAAAAACTCTATCAGGCCACCACCCGCAAGCTTTAATCCAAGTGTTACTATATAAATTTTTTCTAAGAAAGCTTAAAATGTTATTTTGATTGATTTTTATAGTTTTTAACTCTTCTAAGGCTTCTTTTTCTAAAATTTCATCAGAATCTATGTTAAAAATCCAATCATTACTAGTATAAGAAATAGCTAGATTTTTTAAAGGACCAAAACCTATAAATTCGCTTTCATAAATTTTTAAATTAATATGATTTTCTTGAAATTTTTTAGCAATTTTTAAAGTATCATCCGTGCTTTTATTATCAAGCAATATTATCTCACCAAAATCTTTTATAGAATTTAAACATTTTAATATTGTATTTTGAGCATTTTTGACTATTATTACCACGCTTATTTTTTTTATATCCATTTTATACCTTAATATACATTTAATTGTTTAAATCTTTTATGAAAGAAAAAATATTCATCAGGTTTGAATTTTATCATTTCTTCGCAAGTTTTTGCTTGGTATTTTGTAAGCTCTTCTATAGAATGCTCATTTGCATCCATAGGATCAAAAGCTTTGATAAAAAATTTATCATCCTTTTGGTAGATAAAACAAGGTAAAATCACCCCTTTTACTTTTTTAGCAAGCACACTAGCTCCTGAAATAAAATTTACTTCTTGATTAAAATATGTAATTTTTATACTTTCATTTTCATTTGCGTATTGATCAGTTAAAAGTCCTAAAGATCTTCCTTCTTTTAAGGCTTTTAGCATTTTTTTAATACCACCTTTTTTTTCTATAAGCTCTATATTAAACTGAGTGCGATTTTTGCTTAGAATTTTATCCATTATTTTACTATCTAAAGCTCTACCTACTATAGAAATTCCTTCAAACTTAGCTCCAAAAAAAAGCGCTAAAAGTTCCCAGTTTCCATAATGAGCCGTGGTTACGATCAAAGGAATATTATTTTTTAAAATAGTAGTTATTTTTTCTTCATCATCAAAATGAATTTTATTGATGATTTCTTCTTTGCTTGCATTTTGATTTTTGATAAAATCTATACCAAATTTAGCATAGTTTTTATAGATATCAAGACTAGTTTGATCACGCCAAATTTTATCTTTATTCGGAAAACAAATTTGTAAATTTATGTCGATGATTTTTCTATGCTTTTTATTAATTTCATAGCTTATATAAGCTATGAAATTTGCAAAAGCATAAAGTGCATTTTTAGGAAGAATTTTGACTAAAAATTTCAAAATATAAAAGGTGATTAAATAAATATAATTCATTTTTTTTCTAAAAGCTCACAAGCTAAAGCAAAAATATCATTTTCATCGATATTTTGTATGCAAAAATCACTTTTATCTATATGTTTTGATGAAAGTATTTTTTTACCCGCATTTATGGTTTTATTTATCGTAGTTTCATAGGTATTTCTTTGACTTGGAGTAGCCCCAAATATACTAATTGAAGGTTTATTTAACGCAAAAGCAAGATGAGTTGGACCACTATCATTCCCTATGATTAAATCCATGCTTTTAGTCAAAGCACAAAGCTCACTTAGACTTAATTTTGGAGCTAAATCTATTTTTAAATGCTTTAAATTTATAACTATTTCTTTAGCGAAATTAAATTCTTTCACACTACCCCAACCTAATAAAATCCTAGCATTTGCAAAATGCTCTAAAAGCATTCTACACAATAGAGTCAATCGCTCTTTAGGATAAATTTTATTAGGCATTGAAGATCCAACATGGATTAAAATATTTGGAGTAGTTTCCTTCAAATAAAGAGTTTGTTCCAATTCTTCTTTCAAATCATCATTAATATCAAAGCAGCTTTGTTTTAATCTAATATCTTCATTATCAAAATGCTCATTTAAAACATATGCAACCAAAGAAAGATTACGAATGATAATATTTTCTTCATAATTGCAAGCGAATTTATGTGTATAAAAATTACTAGCAAAACTTTCTTTAATGCTATCTTGATCAAAACCAAAAGTGTTAGAGCATAAAATTCTACTTACCAAGGCTGATTTAATCAATCCTTGTAAATCAATTACAACATCGTATTTATTTTGTCTAGCTTCTAAAAGTATAGAAAAACACTCTTTAATTTTTCTCTCTTTTAAAGGCAAAGCATAAACTTCATTAATCATTGAATGATCTTGCAATAACCCCGCAAATCGCTTATCGACAAACCAGTCAATCTTAGCTTTTGGAATGTGTTTTTTTATAAATTGTAATACAATAGCAGCATGGATAATATCCCCTAATGCTGATAATTTTACTAAACCTATTTTCATTGATTGTTTTATTCTTACTTTATTTTTGTTATGATTTTATCAAATATTATTTAAAAAAAGGTTGATAATGCAAGAATATATTTGTGTTTTTGATTGTGAGAGCATTCCTGATGTAGAATTAATAAGACAAATTTATAGATTTGATGGAGATGATTTAAGTATCAGCAAACAAGCTCTAAGTCAGCAAAAAGAAGAAAGTGGAAGTGAATTTTTACCTTTACCTTTTCATCAAATAGTTAGTATTTGTGCAGTGATTGCAGATAAATTTGGAAATTTCATCAAAGTTAATAAAATCAAAGGTGAAAATGAAAAGCAAATGCTAGAAGAATTTTTTAATTTTATAGAAAAATACCAACCACGCCTAATAAGCTTTAATGGCAAAAGCTATGATATGCCTTTACTTGTAATTAGAGCTTTAAAATACAATGTCAATGCAAGTGCGTATTTAGATACCACTGATAAATGGAACAATTACAAAAGCAAATACGCAGAAAACAAACACTGTGATTTGTTAGAATCTTTAGGTAGTTTTGGACAAAAAGGGTTAAAGCTAGACATACTTTGCTCTATGGCAAATTTACCTGGCAAATACGATGTAAGTGGGGATCAAGTTTTAGAACTTTTTTATAACAATCAACTAGATAAAATTCACGAATACTGCGAAAGCGATACCTTAAATACCTACATGCTTTTTTTAAAATATGAACTAATCAAAGCAAATATCACTAAAGAAGACTATATAAACATTTTAGAGCATTTTAAAGAAGAA encodes:
- a CDS encoding capsular polysaccharide synthesis protein; translation: MYFYNSFTKNISQLIPIKSLRRKVRNHIAYKMEHPKVSSYLQINYINPFIKGEIPQFSFEKKYHFKNDKIIWQFWYQGKDQTSLAIQKCFKSIQKHMGDEYTIIILDKDTIKDYLDFPLIIEEKLKNNFFGEKTITFFSDLLRVSLLATYGGIWCDANIFLSEKIPQELCKEDFFAFERSKMKPSKERLDKLVKSGYFSYGYFNWNEDFKVKILNSFLISKPNSKNTQAMKDILMYYWLNEHDKSNFYYFTFQIIFELLKNYNYTNKTYKDMSDIECHLLQFYAKEKFDENLWKSIQNQSFLHKLTHFRTIKKDSMIDKVILQS
- a CDS encoding glycosyltransferase family 2 protein; translated protein: MKLVGVVIPIYNVQKYLKECLDSVINQTYKNLQIILVNDGSTDENSLNIAKEYTLKDERITLFDKENGGLSSARNTGIEFFYKEYDLSFIGKEDDFGIFEITNHNLQKVKKIYKNQNAIKNNALEIPNIDYIIFLDSDNFWKLDCIDECVKKMSNVDVLWFDHDCIYEDNIKDKHQKTRMEIFDFKEECAITPKEYAMKALKIGSRDISFSWGGMINFNFLKSIKLKFINKIINEDIHFGMILFARADKIYVLPQKLYLCRLRANSISNHDKKITKENVVYYFQDIYIAFDENAKETKEYLKAASRMITALALIEFFKTQNDENAQAIKEVFLPFYAKKALMIKKFKNDPLNLKEKLVLIKPFIQTKLPYDIWKFWQKISKIFR
- a CDS encoding glycosyltransferase family 2 protein; translation: MDIKKISVVIIVKNAQNTILKCLNSIKDFGEIILLDNKSTDDTLKIAKKFQENHINLKIYESEFIGFGPLKNLAISYTSNDWIFNIDSDEILEKEALEELKTIKINQNNILSFLRKNLYSNTWIKACGWWPDRVFRIFNKNHTLFNENLVHESLIIKNDTKKIRLNNAILHYAFEDISSLLDKLQRYSSLWAEQNLQKESGIFKAILKGFWTFFRNYFLKKGIFYGYKGFIISICNGLGAFFKYIKLYELKLQKPKTCSLIITTYNQKERLALVLDSVKNLDPLPDEVLIADDGSKEDTAALIQKYQKYFPCNLKHIWQEDDGFRAAASRNKAIKASKSEYIILIDGDMILDTNFIKDHLNFSSKKTILQGSRIILNEKESEEILNEMNFHLAFDKKSLKNKRNIFLARLIYKFSTINKKFFKKSFLIKGSKTCNMSFYKSDFEAINGFNENFIGWGREDSEFVARFLFNNGIFKRLKFNALAYHIYHEENSKNMLEINHQIYLNTIKNKNINWEIK
- a CDS encoding lipid A biosynthesis lauroyl acyltransferase; this encodes MNYIYLITFYILKFLVKILPKNALYAFANFIAYISYEINKKHRKIIDINLQICFPNKDKIWRDQTSLDIYKNYAKFGIDFIKNQNASKEEIINKIHFDDEEKITTILKNNIPLIVTTAHYGNWELLALFFGAKFEGISIVGRALDSKIMDKILSKNRTQFNIELIEKKGGIKKMLKALKEGRSLGLLTDQYANENESIKITYFNQEVNFISGASVLAKKVKGVILPCFIYQKDDKFFIKAFDPMDANEHSIEELTKYQAKTCEEMIKFKPDEYFFFHKRFKQLNVY
- the waaC gene encoding lipopolysaccharide heptosyltransferase I, encoding MKIGLVKLSALGDIIHAAIVLQFIKKHIPKAKIDWFVDKRFAGLLQDHSMINEVYALPLKERKIKECFSILLEARQNKYDVVIDLQGLIKSALVSRILCSNTFGFDQDSIKESFASNFYTHKFACNYEENIIIRNLSLVAYVLNEHFDNEDIRLKQSCFDINDDLKEELEQTLYLKETTPNILIHVGSSMPNKIYPKERLTLLCRMLLEHFANARILLGWGSVKEFNFAKEIVINLKHLKIDLAPKLSLSELCALTKSMDLIIGNDSGPTHLAFALNKPSISIFGATPSQRNTYETTINKTINAGKKILSSKHIDKSDFCIQNIDENDIFALACELLEKK
- a CDS encoding 3'-5' exonuclease codes for the protein MQEYICVFDCESIPDVELIRQIYRFDGDDLSISKQALSQQKEESGSEFLPLPFHQIVSICAVIADKFGNFIKVNKIKGENEKQMLEEFFNFIEKYQPRLISFNGKSYDMPLLVIRALKYNVNASAYLDTTDKWNNYKSKYAENKHCDLLESLGSFGQKGLKLDILCSMANLPGKYDVSGDQVLELFYNNQLDKIHEYCESDTLNTYMLFLKYELIKANITKEDYINILEHFKEELVQKHSQKSYQIPFLQAIEKEKAIILN